In one window of Pagrus major chromosome 12, Pma_NU_1.0 DNA:
- the LOC141005780 gene encoding lysosome membrane protein 2-like isoform X1, which translates to MTRRSCAIPAVGVIAAVLLVAGIGLVVSHVFRNIMHNRLKKEIVLVEGSRVFESWKRPPPPVYMEFFFFNVTNVDELLAGAKPEVTQVGPYTYREYRYKDNVSMVEDGSKVSAYNTKSFVFLREKSVGDPAVDNITTVNIPAWAVMNKVRGSFWKSNLMSMWMNSLGTTPFTTRTVDELLWGYEDPLLTRVSATSPDVEKVFGLMYKKNGSNDGEFIYHTGQQNYLDYGRVETWKGQSKLTFWTSDQSNSINGSDGSAFHPLLTKDERIYIFTPDLCRSIYMEFEKDVEVKGIPAYRFTPPRSVLASKEENPANEGFCVSPKECLGTGLLKVSPCRKGAPVVASFPHFHLAEDKYVSAIGGMSPQREHHQTFLDLNPTTGVIVRANKRAQVNVLLDRISGFPKTRGLNETVFPVMFLNESVVIDDASAARVQKLLLIVTLVSNFPLIIVGLGAIMLAILIVLLIRDRKKKNEVKRIAFTKPLYATSNEDDTSYSPVSAKEKEDPQNGTYIGLTPKADPQD; encoded by the exons GAGATTGTTTTGGTCGAGGGCAGCCGTGTGTTTGAGTCATGGAagagacctcctcctcctgtctacatggagttcttcttcttcaatgTGACCAATGTGGATGAGTTGCTTGCAGGGGCCAAGCCAGAGGTCACGCAGGTTGGACCCTACACATACAG GGAGTACAGATATAAGGACAACGTGAGCATGGTGGAAGATGGCTCGAAGGTGTCTGCATACAACACCAAGAGCTTTGTGTTCCTGAGAGAGAAGTCTGTGGGTGACCCAGCTGTCGATAACATAACCACTGTCAACATCCCAGCTTGG GCTGTAATGAACAAGGTGAGAGGGAGTTTCTGGAAGTCCAACTTAATGTCCATGTGGATGAACTCTTTAGGGACCACCCCTTTCACGACTCGCACTGTGGATGAACTGCTGTGGGGCTACGAAGATCCCTTGCTGACCCGCGTCTCTGCCACCAGTCCTGATGTGGAGAAGGTGTTCGGCCTCATGTACAAG AAAAACGGCAGTAACGACGGGGAATTTATCTACCACACTGGGCAGCAGAACTACTTGGATTATGGCCGAGTTGAAACATGGAAAGGCCAAAG CAAGCTGACCTTCTGGACGTCAGACCAAAGCAACAGCATCAATGGATCAGATGGCAGTGCTTTCCATCCTCTGTTGACCAAGGATGAACGCATTTACATCTTCACCCCAGACCTCTGCAG GTCGATCTACATGGAGTTTGAGAAAGATGTAGAGGTGAAAGGAATCCCAGCGTACCGCTTCACACCACCACGCTCTGTTTTGGCAAGCAAAGAGGAGAACCCAGCCAATGAGGGTTTCTGCGTCAGCCCAAAAGAGTGCCTGGGAACTGGCCTTCTTAAAGTCAGTCCCTGTCGGAAAG GTGCTCCAGTTGTCGCCTCCTTCCCTCATTTTCACCTGGCAGAAGATAAATATGTGTCTGCCATCGGGGGAATGTCCCCTCAGAGGGAGCACCACCAAACATTCCTTGACCTGAACCCG ACCACTGGAGTGATCGTGCGCGCAAACAAGAGAGCGCAGGTGAACGTCTTGCTCGACAGAATCTCTGGATTCCC GAAAACTAGAGGCCTGAATGAGACAGTGTTTCCCGTCATGTTCCTCAATGAG AGTGTGGTGATCGATGATGCGTCTGCGGCGAGAGTccagaagctgctgctgattgTCACTCTCGTGTCCAACTTCCCGCTCATTATTGTGGGACTGGGTGCCATTATGCTCGCAATCCTCATCGTCCTCCTGATCCGGGACCGCAAAAAGAAG AATGAAGTTAAGCGCATTGCGTTTACCAAGCCTCTCTATGCT ACGTCCAATGAAGACGACACTTCTTACTCTCCAGTCAGTGCCAAGGAAAAGGAAGATCCTCAGAATGGAACCTATATTGGTTTGACACCCAAAGCTGACCCACAAGATTGA
- the LOC141005780 gene encoding lysosome membrane protein 2-like isoform X2 gives MTRRSCAIPAVGVIAAVLLVAGIGLVVSHVFRNIMHNRLKKEIVLVEGSRVFESWKRPPPPVYMEFFFFNVTNVDELLAGAKPEVTQVGPYTYREYRYKDNVSMVEDGSKVSAYNTKSFVFLREKSVGDPAVDNITTVNIPAWAVMNKVRGSFWKSNLMSMWMNSLGTTPFTTRTVDELLWGYEDPLLTRVSATSPDVEKVFGLMYKKNGSNDGEFIYHTGQQNYLDYGRVETWKGQSKLTFWTSDQSNSINGSDGSAFHPLLTKDERIYIFTPDLCRSIYMEFEKDVEVKGIPAYRFTPPRSVLASKEENPANEGFCVSPKECLGTGLLKVSPCRKGAPVVASFPHFHLAEDKYVSAIGGMSPQREHHQTFLDLNPTTGVIVRANKRAQVNVLLDRISGFPKTRGLNETVFPVMFLNESVVIDDASAARVQKLLLIVTLVSNFPLIIVGLGAIMLAILIVLLIRDRKKKTSNEDDTSYSPVSAKEKEDPQNGTYIGLTPKADPQD, from the exons GAGATTGTTTTGGTCGAGGGCAGCCGTGTGTTTGAGTCATGGAagagacctcctcctcctgtctacatggagttcttcttcttcaatgTGACCAATGTGGATGAGTTGCTTGCAGGGGCCAAGCCAGAGGTCACGCAGGTTGGACCCTACACATACAG GGAGTACAGATATAAGGACAACGTGAGCATGGTGGAAGATGGCTCGAAGGTGTCTGCATACAACACCAAGAGCTTTGTGTTCCTGAGAGAGAAGTCTGTGGGTGACCCAGCTGTCGATAACATAACCACTGTCAACATCCCAGCTTGG GCTGTAATGAACAAGGTGAGAGGGAGTTTCTGGAAGTCCAACTTAATGTCCATGTGGATGAACTCTTTAGGGACCACCCCTTTCACGACTCGCACTGTGGATGAACTGCTGTGGGGCTACGAAGATCCCTTGCTGACCCGCGTCTCTGCCACCAGTCCTGATGTGGAGAAGGTGTTCGGCCTCATGTACAAG AAAAACGGCAGTAACGACGGGGAATTTATCTACCACACTGGGCAGCAGAACTACTTGGATTATGGCCGAGTTGAAACATGGAAAGGCCAAAG CAAGCTGACCTTCTGGACGTCAGACCAAAGCAACAGCATCAATGGATCAGATGGCAGTGCTTTCCATCCTCTGTTGACCAAGGATGAACGCATTTACATCTTCACCCCAGACCTCTGCAG GTCGATCTACATGGAGTTTGAGAAAGATGTAGAGGTGAAAGGAATCCCAGCGTACCGCTTCACACCACCACGCTCTGTTTTGGCAAGCAAAGAGGAGAACCCAGCCAATGAGGGTTTCTGCGTCAGCCCAAAAGAGTGCCTGGGAACTGGCCTTCTTAAAGTCAGTCCCTGTCGGAAAG GTGCTCCAGTTGTCGCCTCCTTCCCTCATTTTCACCTGGCAGAAGATAAATATGTGTCTGCCATCGGGGGAATGTCCCCTCAGAGGGAGCACCACCAAACATTCCTTGACCTGAACCCG ACCACTGGAGTGATCGTGCGCGCAAACAAGAGAGCGCAGGTGAACGTCTTGCTCGACAGAATCTCTGGATTCCC GAAAACTAGAGGCCTGAATGAGACAGTGTTTCCCGTCATGTTCCTCAATGAG AGTGTGGTGATCGATGATGCGTCTGCGGCGAGAGTccagaagctgctgctgattgTCACTCTCGTGTCCAACTTCCCGCTCATTATTGTGGGACTGGGTGCCATTATGCTCGCAATCCTCATCGTCCTCCTGATCCGGGACCGCAAAAAGAAG ACGTCCAATGAAGACGACACTTCTTACTCTCCAGTCAGTGCCAAGGAAAAGGAAGATCCTCAGAATGGAACCTATATTGGTTTGACACCCAAAGCTGACCCACAAGATTGA